The Poecilia reticulata strain Guanapo linkage group LG10, Guppy_female_1.0+MT, whole genome shotgun sequence sequence gaccagaaccagaaccagaaccccaccagaaccagaacccagcccCTACCTGGCCGGTCCAGGCTGAGGTTCCGCAGCGCCAGAGACAGGCCGACCCAGAGCGGCAGCTGGACCCAGACCAGCAGGCTGGCTTTGAACGGGTGGCAGTTGTCCCGGACGTAGAGCTGCGAAACCAGACGCCGCAGGTTCTTTTGGAACTGGACCCtgtgaacagaaccagaaccttttcAGACCCCAGTTCCTTTCTGGACTCGGTCCAACCTCAATTCCAGGGTTTTCCCctgtgtattataggcctggtggcccgccatcCTTTGCTaggccaccgccaggctaagcctttgtttatgttttttaggaaaataatcatttaaaatattttttttttcttttcttttttaagccgattgcaagcgtctctgttgctcagagatttattcctaaaagatgtttatagtttatgcatttaaagccggaccaatcacaccgctggctcctctgcgcgttgcctcgGACCTGCAGCTGGATTAAGTTGACCTcagcgcctcctttcactcaaactggacacaggctgacctgtatagATATTtaaccccctgtgaggaattatgattctttccagagtttttgatcAAGGTAGGACTTTAAACACCACTctggttagctctggttgcacAGCTCTACGTGAactgcaggaataacttgtagtcgtTTTCAGAGGTGCGTTGAGCGAGCGGTGACAATGATTTATattgtgaacaaagaattttGTGCGGCTTTTCCGACTCAACCCACTGCCCAGCGCCCAGCTCTGCTTGCACTGATAAAGTTTATCTATGTGTTCCCGGTTGGCCGGTGTATTAGTTAACGAACCAGCGCTGACCtgatcatgcaggttcagcctggtgaggagctttcacgcttgttgctatggtaacaaaacaatcatccatgaatattgttctttgaacttttacaaagtaaacttgccagctccttaaaatcttacatttaaatgttaaacaatttaaaataatttaatttatgtatgctaAAATGGAATCagatttagcagcattgatcatctcagtaaacaaatgttacattcatgtgtctgtggtctgttttaaaatatcagcattTATGGCCCCTGAAGCTCTGATGGAGCCTCTGACCtattttccattaaacaaaagagcaaataattgatattcattttaattgtatttttttatttgttgtttttaagactagttgtgggtttaagtaGTGTTTCACTGGCGATGTTTTCTCGTAACGTATAATTACcgagtgatatttttaaatttcctgtcaTCTTAACATCTTTTACTACAAAAACACGGCAGACCACCGGTGGACCAACCGCCGGTGGACCAACCGCCGGTGGACCGACCACCGGTGGACCGACCACCGGgctcagcaggttttctgggggaaaccctgaattcTATTATGCTTGAGaagtcctttaatctccatggcaaccattcagctgcctgggtggacctagccccgccttcagccacagctcctcccccttcagctccttcagactagccagcagcaattagcaaaaagatgctgagctcgttataggagctgctgctcagagtaaaaacattaaagggttaacagaggagccatgtttacatgacttcctgaaggtggagcttcagtaagagcaggagcttcttaaagaaacagaggcctaatttcaagAAGTTAAATCAGGAGGACACATTTCTATTAATATTATCCCACATTTGATACGtataacattttataacaactcaaGGTAACATAACTATTGGATTctgctataaaatggaaaacacatgATGCTGgccctttaaactttttcattttggttccATTCTTCCAGAAATAACTTTTACAATCTGAAGCATGAGAAGGAAGAGTGTGTAAGATCTCCATGTTTCTACGCAACTCATTTCAATTTTgagaaaacctttaaagaagctgcaaagtatttctgtctagtGGTTTGGAATCATCCAGGCTACGCAAAGCGTGATGTCATCAGATGCTGACGCTACGCCTGGATGTAGGAAGCAGGAAGTAGAGGTCCAGAGTGTCCTCCCGTCCAAGATGGAGGAGTttggtgcctctggtaaggctcAGACCCAtcagcagatggcagcatttGCTACGTTAGAACTTGTTCAGCAAACCGGTTTCCATCTCCGTTTTAACATATTAAcacttttctagaaaaaaaaggaaaatgcctCAAGCGagtataaaaacacttttgcaaaactgatttttttgtcatttccatcAAACCTTTCTCATGCGACACTTTGAAATGGGCAGAGAGAAAAACGTTGACGGAAACTCGGCTCATGAAGAAAGAACCTCTGAACCCAGAGAGGATGAGCAGGAAACCACCTGATTGGACACGGTTCCAGGCTGTGAAACAGAAGCCAGGTTCTGCCAGAACAacccgatcagaaccagaacccggacCTGGTACCAGGCGGTTGGTTCTGTCGATCCTCACCTGCTCTGCTTGTCCGTCCAGCCTCGTTCTCTCCCTCGGACTGAAACCTCGAATCGAAGCCTCTTCGCCAGCTCAGAGATCTCCGCCTGCAGCGCCTCCACCTTCAGCACACGAGGGTTGCTATGGTTACCATCACAGGAAGCATGTGACCTGAGGTCATGGGTCAACGTTAATCTAGTCCACAGCTGGTCCCTGTTTTATGCAgctctgttgctatggtaactgGTGCTGTAAATTGACCCTGATGACGTTAAACTGAACTCCACCTACCTTGGCAATGATGATCAGCTGGTAGGCGGCCAGCGGCAGGGTGATGCAGGTCCTGATGGATGCTGTTGCCATAGCGATGCTCAGCCACCATGGCAACCCGCTCACCTGGTGCGCACTGACCAGGAAGTTCTCACACAGGTGAACTGGAGCGGAGTCTGACAGGCTGCCGTACCATCCACCTGCGGCGCTGGCTCCTCCCACCCCAGACGCCGGCCTCACGCCAGACTCTGTTGTACAGGTGAGGGGAAGGACAGGAGAAGCCCACCTGCTCAGGACGTCACGTGCACGTGGCTGCAGGACTCTGCACCTCACCAGCCCCCCCACGGTGAGCATGGTGACCACGTGACTTTAAAGCGCCCACGTGTCCTTTAAAGCTAAGAAAACTCCTTTTCCTCACCTTCATCAGAAGCAGTCTGTTTCATAGCAGCCCATAACTGAACGAGCGTCACTCAAACATGACGTCACCGACCAATGCGGCGCGGAGGTATGACGTAGACgatcctgaaaaacaaaaacgacaaaaataaaatcgaaataaaaaaacaaaaatacaaaaatatcttaaacaaaaaagacagtTCAAATACTAATAAGCTGTTTTGACGGCAGCTCACAGGAAGCAAccttttctcttcacaataaaagcatgca is a genomic window containing:
- the cox18 gene encoding cytochrome c oxidase assembly protein COX18, mitochondrial isoform X2 codes for the protein MKQTASDEESGVRPASGVGGASAAGGWYGSLSDSAPVHLCENFLVSAHQVSGLPWWLSIAMATASIRTCITLPLAAYQLIIIAKVEALQAEISELAKRLRFEVSVRGRERGWTDKQSRVQFQKNLRRLVSQLYVRDNCHPFKASLLVWVQLPLWVGLSLALRNLSLDRPALHGELAAGGALWFPDLTVPDSTWVLPVCLGLTNLLILEVFSLQRVGASRFQRLVLNGFRGFSVLMIPIAATVPSSLALYWFCSSLVGFSHNLLLRSPTVRRTVGLPAPRSETPYRDLLSAFISKYWR
- the cox18 gene encoding cytochrome c oxidase assembly protein COX18, mitochondrial isoform X1, which translates into the protein MLTVGGLVRCRVLQPRARDVLSRWASPVLPLTCTTESGVRPASGVGGASAAGGWYGSLSDSAPVHLCENFLVSAHQVSGLPWWLSIAMATASIRTCITLPLAAYQLIIIAKVEALQAEISELAKRLRFEVSVRGRERGWTDKQSRVQFQKNLRRLVSQLYVRDNCHPFKASLLVWVQLPLWVGLSLALRNLSLDRPALHGELAAGGALWFPDLTVPDSTWVLPVCLGLTNLLILEVFSLQRVGASRFQRLVLNGFRGFSVLMIPIAATVPSSLALYWFCSSLVGFSHNLLLRSPTVRRTVGLPAPRSETPYRDLLSAFISKYWR